In Trifolium pratense cultivar HEN17-A07 linkage group LG7, ARS_RC_1.1, whole genome shotgun sequence, a genomic segment contains:
- the LOC123896603 gene encoding F-box/LRR-repeat protein 2-like, with translation MFASLFPNLQLLDLTRCSGITEHGIGQVLRTCRKIRHLNLYNCPKLTSLGINFELPNLEVLDLTNTRLSDEALCVITMSCPALLHLSLLLCKEITDKGVMDVVNNCTKLREINLQGCLKVHANVVASMVLLCPSLRKIVALPDFPLNYRTRKFFSPYGCLLE, from the coding sequence ATGTTTGCTTCACTTTTCCCCAATTTGCAACTTCTTGATTTGACCCGTTGCTCTGGCATTACTGAACATGGTATCGGCCAAGTTTTAAGGACATGTCGGAAGATTAGACATTTAAACCTATACAACTGTCCAAAACTCACGTCTCTTGGAATCAACTTTGAACTTCCCAACCTTGAGGTCTTGGACTTGACAAATACAAGACTCAGCGATGAAGCACTCTGTGTAATCACAATGAGCTGCCCCGCCCTTTTGCATCTCTCGCTGTTACTTTGTAAGGAGATCACCGACAAGGGAGTCATGGATGTCGTCAACAACTGCACAAAACTCAGAGAGATCAATTTGCAGGGTTGTCTTAAAGTGCATGCCAACGTTGTTGCATCAATGGTGTTATTATGCCCATCCTTGAGAAAGATAGTTGCTCTGCCCGATTTTCCTTTGAACTACAGAACTAGGAAATTCTTCTCGCCTTATGGATGCCTTCTTGAATGA
- the LOC123897981 gene encoding ARM REPEAT PROTEIN INTERACTING WITH ABF2-like isoform X1, with protein sequence MEIEFGSGWIAHQHCKDGKVGVIRNLVHSSPNIKKEVILAGALQPVIGLLSSCYSKSQREAALLLGRFAVTDSDCKVHIVQRGVV encoded by the exons ATGGAAATTGAGTTTGGAAGTGGATGGATAGCTCATCAGCACTGTAAGGACGGTAAG gTTGGTGTGATCAGAAATCTGGTCCACTCCTCCCCCAATATAAAGAAAGAAGTTATTCTTGCTGGAGCCTTGCAACCTGTTATTGGATTACTTAG CTCCTGTTACTCAAAAAGTCAGAGAGAAGCAGCATTGTTACTTGGACGGTTTGCAGTGACCGATTCAGACTGCAAG GTTCACATTGTACAAAGAGGTGTTGTATGA
- the LOC123897981 gene encoding ARM REPEAT PROTEIN INTERACTING WITH ABF2-like isoform X2 produces MEIEFGSGWIAHQHCKDVGVIRNLVHSSPNIKKEVILAGALQPVIGLLSSCYSKSQREAALLLGRFAVTDSDCKVHIVQRGVV; encoded by the exons ATGGAAATTGAGTTTGGAAGTGGATGGATAGCTCATCAGCACTGTAAGGACG TTGGTGTGATCAGAAATCTGGTCCACTCCTCCCCCAATATAAAGAAAGAAGTTATTCTTGCTGGAGCCTTGCAACCTGTTATTGGATTACTTAG CTCCTGTTACTCAAAAAGTCAGAGAGAAGCAGCATTGTTACTTGGACGGTTTGCAGTGACCGATTCAGACTGCAAG GTTCACATTGTACAAAGAGGTGTTGTATGA